ACGCAGCGGCCGCCTGCGTGGCCGAGCAGTATAATCACCCCGGCATGAGGTTCTGGATCGCCTCGCTCATCCTGCTCGGCGCGCTGTCCACGTCCTGTCTCCCCGACATCGCGCCTGAGCCTTCGCTTGCGACTCCGACCGCCACGCAGCCTGCGGCTCTTTTCTCCACTCCGCAGCCCACGTCGGGCGCGCCGGCGCGCCGGCTGACGCTGTGGCTCGCCCCCGAGTTCGCCGCCTCGCCTGATATGCCAGCCGGCCTGCTCCTGGCAGAACGCCTGGCGGCCTTCGAACGCGCCAATCCCGGCGTGACGATCACCACCCGCCTCAAGTCCCGCGCCGGCCCTGCCGGCTTGCTGGAGACACTGACCGCCGCCTTTGCAGCCGCGCCGGACTCCTTGCCCGACATGATCACATTGGATAGGGAAGCCCTGCAGGCTGCGGCGGTCAAGTCAATGATCGTTCCGCTTGAGGCACTCCGGCCTCCGCTGGAATCGCCAGCGTGGAGTGAGCACGCTGTCCTCGCCTCACAGGTGGACGGCACGCCCTTCGGCGTGCCCCTCGGCAGCGACGCCGACCTTCTCGCCTACCGCGCCGACATCTACGGATCACCTCCGGAGACCTGGAGTGAGCTGCTCAACGG
This is a stretch of genomic DNA from Anaerolineales bacterium. It encodes these proteins:
- a CDS encoding extracellular solute-binding protein: MRFWIASLILLGALSTSCLPDIAPEPSLATPTATQPAALFSTPQPTSGAPARRLTLWLAPEFAASPDMPAGLLLAERLAAFERANPGVTITTRLKSRAGPAGLLETLTAAFAAAPDSLPDMITLDREALQAAAVKSMIVPLEALRPPLESPAWSEHAVLASQVDGTPFGVPLGSDADLLAYRADIYGSPPETWSELLNG